The Mustela erminea isolate mMusErm1 chromosome 6, mMusErm1.Pri, whole genome shotgun sequence genome includes a region encoding these proteins:
- the LOC116592472 gene encoding olfactory receptor 6C3-like: protein MKNRTVPTEFILLGLSDDPELQIMIFLFLIITYILSVTGNLTIITLTLVDSHLQTPMYFFLRNFSVLEISFTTVCIPRFLGTIITRDKTISYNNCTAQLFFFIFMGITEFYLLTAMSYDRYVAICKPLHYTTIMNKRVCILLVFCAWLTAFLNIFPLVILFLQLDYCGSNVIDHFACDYFPLLQLSCSDTWLLEVIGFYSAIVILLFTLALIILSYMFIIRTILKLPSASQRKKAFSTCSSHMIVISISYGSCIFMYANPSAKEKASLIKGVAILNTSVAPMMNPFIYTLRNQQVKQAFKDTIQKVMIFSSK from the coding sequence ATGAAAAACCGCACAGTACCCACAGAATTCATTCTTCTAGGGCTATCAGATGACCCAGAGCTTCAgattatgatttttctcttcttaattatCACATATATATTAAGCGTCACTGGTAATTTGACCATCATCACTCTCACCTTGGTTGACTCCCATCTGCAGAcccccatgtatttcttcctcagGAACTTCTCTGTATTAGAAATATCCTTTACAACTGTCTGTATTCCTAGATTTCTGGGCACAATTATCACCAGAGACAAGACGATCTCATACAATAATTGTACAGCtcagttgtttttcttcatcttcatggGTATAACTGAATTTTACCTTTTAACTGCCAtgtcctatgaccgctatgtTGCCATCTGTAAACCCTTGCATTATACAACCATCATGAACAAAAGAGTCTGCATTTTACTTGTCTTTTGTGCTTGGTTGAcagcatttttaaatatcttcccaCTAGTTATTCTTTTTCTCCAGCTAGATTACTGTGGTTCCAATGTCATCGATCACTTTGCTTGTGATTATTTTCCCCTCTTGCAATTATCTTGCTCAGACACATGGCTCTTAGAAGTGATCGGTTTTTACTCTGCCATAGTGATTCTGCTTTTCACTTTGGCACTAATAATTTTGTCCTACATGTTCATCATTAGAACAATTCTGAAACTACCCTCTGCCAGTCAGAGAAAAAAGGCATTTTCTACATGTTCCTCACACATGATTGTCATTTCCATCTCTTATGGAAGCTGCATATTCATGTATGCCAACCCTTCTGCAAAAGAAAAGGCATCATTGATCAAAGGAGTGGCTATTCTGAATACTTCTGTCGCTCCTATGATGAATCCATTTATATATACCCTCAGGAACCAGCAAGTAAAGCAAGCCTTTAAGGATACTATCCAAAAGGTTATGATTTTCTCCAGTAAATGA